One genomic window of Nicotiana sylvestris chromosome 10, ASM39365v2, whole genome shotgun sequence includes the following:
- the LOC104215216 gene encoding exocyst complex component EXO70A1-like codes for MHGIEKIKAAREILKFNIEKSRELGVEIGDSGCRLESCGQRLNFLADALRTIACKCTLYKMIGRDIDRAIGPAASVVKIFDVICGLEKTLSTGPSDDISAYLTTLKWMEEALGLLTDNCKLVISWLENSNCNSSSVAESWYVMNVNKCLNILRQLQATEERSRAKGGALMVALDKLESELASSLTDIAPLSLPLPNIIQNVQAIIDRLDANHRFDKCMSIYIEVRSSNVRKTLEELDLDYLEEISLTEFDSVLSVESHIDQWREHLEFAVKDLLDIEHRLCNEIFQKSASKDSSCTDCFAKIAVQSGIHSFIKFGNTITRGKKEAVKLLKLLDMFAALNKVRSDFNRLFSGKACGEIQSQTRDLIKKVVNGACEIFWQLSLQVELQRTISPPANGSVPRLVNFVTEYCNQLLEDEYWSTLIQVVEIHQSWNHESLDKRLLLNEMRKIIMVIELNIESWEKTYEDDSLSNLFLMNNHWYLCKYTKGTKLGELMGHEWIRGHEENMEYYETLYLKESWGKLPDLVSEEGLVLFPGGRAIDRQVVKKRFKEFTKAFDEIYKRHSHWELCDKGLRWRVRQLVLQVVVPSYSSYLAKYMPSMELEVASTGDQHIKYTAETLGNMISSLFEPKVGKYGNTTKCTELNGKINNSIVANHLSSTPAAA; via the coding sequence ATGCATGGGATTGAGAAGATCAAAGCTGCAAGAGAAATTCTGAAGTTTAACATAGAGAAATCAAGAGAATTAGGAGTAGAAATTGGTGATAGTGGCTGCAGATTGGAGAGTTGTGGGCAGAGGCTGAATTTCTTAGCAGATGCCCTTAGAACTATAGCATGTAAATGTACATTATACAAGATGATTGGTCGTGATATTGATCGCGCTATTGGTCCTGCTGCATCTGTTGTTAAGATATTTGATGTCATTTGTGGACTTGAAAAAACTCTTTCCACTGGCCCTTCTGATGATATCTCAGCTTATCTCACTACACTCAAATGGATGGAAGAAGCACTCGGCCTTCTCACCGATAACTGCAAATTAGTCATTTCTTGGCTTGAAAACAGCAACTGCAATTCTTCATCAGTTGCTGAAAGTTGGTATGTTATGAATGTGAACAAGTGTTTGAATATACTTAGGCAACTCCAGGCTACAGAGGAACGTTCTCGTGCCAAAGGTGGAGCATTGATGGTCGCACTAGACAAGCTGGAAAGTGAATTGGCATCCTCGTTAACGGATATAGCCCCACTCTCTTTGCCTTTACCTAATATCATTCAAAATGTGCAAGCCATTATTGATAGATTGGACGCGAACCATAGATTTGACAAATGTATGTCTATTTATATTGAGGTTCGGAGTTCAAATGTGAGAAAAACTTTAGAAGAGCTGGATTTGGACTATCTGGAGGAGATATCATTGACAGAGTTTGAcagtgttttgagtgtggagtCTCACATTGACCAATGGCGCGAGCACTTGGAATTCGCAGTGAAGGATTTGTTAGACATAGAACACAGGCTTTGCAATGAAATATTCCAGAAATCGGCATCTAAAGATAGTAGCTGTACGGACTGCTTCGCGAAAATTGCAGTCCAATCTGGGATTCATTCTTTCATCAAATTTGGCAACACAATTACCAGAGGGAAGAAAGAAGCAGTTAAGCTGTTGAAGTTATTGGACATGTTTGCTGCTCTAAACAAAGTACGCTCCGATTTCAACAGACTTTTCAGTGGAAAAGCGTGTGGTGAAATCCAGAGCCAAACAAGGGATCTGATCAAGAAAGTTGTGAATGGTGCTTGTGAAATTTTCTGGCAACTTTCTCTCCAAGTGGAACTGCAGAGGACAATTAGTCCTCCGGCGAATGGTAGTGTTCCGAGGCTGGTTAACTTTGTCACGGAGTATTGTAATCAGCTTCTTGAGGATGAATATTGGTCCACACTTATCCAAGTTGTGGAGATACATCAAAGTTGGAACCACGAGAGCTTGGATAAGAGGCTTCTTCTAAATGAGATGCGAAAAATAATAATGGTAATTGAGCTCAATATAGAGAGTTGGGAAAAGACATACGAAGACGATTCTCTCTCCAATCTCTTCTTGATGAATAACcattggtacttgtgcaagtacACGAAAGGAACAAAACTTGGCGAGCTAATGGGACACGAATGGATTAGAGGTCACGAGGAAAACATGGAGTATTACGAGACACTATATTTGAAAGAGAGCTGGGGAAAACTCCCGGACCTTGTGAGCGAGGAAGGTCTAGTGTTGTTCCCTGGAGGGAGAGCCATTGATCGACAAGTGGTTAAGAAGAGATTCAAGGAATTCACTAAGGCTTTCGACGAAATTTACAAGAGGCATTCCCATTGGGAATTGTGTGATAAGGGGTTAAGATGGCGAGTACGCCAACTCGTTTTGCAGGTTGTTGTCCCTTCTTACAGTAGCTACTTGGCAAAATACATGCCCTCTATGGAACTTGAAGTTGCTAGTACTGGTGATCAGCACATAAAATACACAGCTGAGACCTTGGGAAATATGATCAGTAGTCTATTTGAACCAAAAGTTGGAAAGTATGGCAATACTACAAAATGCACAGAATTGAATGGCAAGATTAATAATAGCATTGTTGCTAATCACCTTTCTTCCACACCAGCAGCAGCATGA
- the LOC104215171 gene encoding RNA-binding KH domain-containing protein RCF3 isoform X1, whose product MDASFAQKRQLDSTTADTSTASTPTKRRHQLQSSSATPPSNTFRTPPPPFLKLAPSEAFFRILCPADKTGGVIGKGGAIIRQVREETGAKIRIDDSLPGCDERVIVIIADSTKKECSSAANSSAEELANLDDESSSSQAQRALIRVFERILKVDEERNAEGEGRKDECSDVSGPQGVVVCRLLAPSNQVGSVLGRGGKIIEKIRQEAGAQVRVLPKDQLLACASPGDELIQITGSFSAVRKALLSVSSCLQDNSRIDSVNASTPKFSGMSQTGTGYHTPDQFSRSSGVESAGINHRMVLEEEIMFKVLCPVDKVGNLIGKGGSIIRVMQNETGASIKIADSASDLDERVVVISARENPEQRHSPAQEALIRVQARIAEIGFEPGAAVVSRLLVHARHMSSLFGNGSILIAELRRLTGASIRIFPREHSPKYGSHTEEVLQVIGSMHSVQDALFQITCRLRDTMFPMKPHISNIAPSHFPSYSEIPSPSFRPRHGPASPSYRSPAGYPHDRAPHFHGYERQGHVPFFDRPPSPGRWGPQAVSSRYTAGVADLSGGFALKNGHNGSETATPNLPGIVIEVVIPQILLKHVYGEDSRNLSDITRISGAKIIVHDPVASSTEGTVVVSGTPDQARAAQSLIHAFILSEQNM is encoded by the exons ATGGACGCATCCTTCGCGCAGAAGCGACAGCTGGACTCCACCACAGCAGATACTTCCACTGCTTCCACTCCCACCAAGCGCCGTCACCAATTACAGTCTTCCTCTGCAACTCCGCCGTCCAATACCTTCCGTACACCGCCGCCTCCTTTTCTGAAGCTCGCTCCTAGTGAAGCCTTTTTCCGTATCCTCTGTCCGGCGGACAAAACCGGCGGCGTCATCGGCAAAGGCGGCGCCATCATCCGCCAAGTCCGAGAGGAGACCGGAGCTAAAATTCGTATCGACGATTCACTTCCCGGCTGCGATGAGCGCGTTATTGTTATAATAGCCGACTCGACGAAGAAAGAGTGCAGCTCAGCTGCTAATTCCAGTGCCGAAGAATTAGCAAATTTGGACGACGAGTCATCGTCATCGCAGGCTCAGCGGGCGTTGATTAGAGTTTTCGAGAGGATATTGAAGGTGGACGAGGAGCGGAATGCGGAAGGGGAGGGGAGGAAGGATGAATGTAGTGACGTATCTGGTCCACAGGGAGTGGTTGTTTGTAGGCTGTTAGCACCGAGTAATCAGGTTGGCAGCGTGCTAGGCAGAGGGGGGAAGATTATTGAGAAGATAAGACAGGAGGCTGGAGCTCAAGTTAGGGTTTTGCCTAAAGATCAGTTGCTTGCTTGTGCTTCACCTGGTGACGAGTTAATTCAG ATAACCGGAAGCTTTTCAGCTGTGAGAAAAGCTCTGTTGTCTGTTTCAAGTTGTCTTCAGGATAACTCGAGGATAGATTCAGTAAATGCCTCTACCCCAAAATTTTCAGGAATGTCACAAACTGGAACTGGTTATCACACTCCAGATCAGTTTTCAAGGAGTTCTGGTGTTGAAAGTGCTGGAATCAACCACAGGATGGTCTTGGAGGAAGAGATCATGTTTAAGGTGTTGTGTCCGGTTGACAAAGTTGGAAACTTAATAGGAAAAGGAGGCTCAATTATAAGGGTGATGCAGAATGAAACTGGTGCTTCTATCAAGATTGCTGATTCAGCATCTGATTTAGATGAAAGAGTTGTTGTGATATCTGCAAGGGAG AACCCAGAGCAAAGACATTCCCCTGCTCAGGAAGCTCTTATTCGTGTACAGGCCAGAATTGCCGAGATTGGATTTGAACCAGGAGCTGCAGTTGTTTCAAGGCTTCTGGTACATGCACGTCACATGAGTTCTCTCTTTGGTAATGGAAGTATTCTAATTGCTGAATTGCGACGACTCACTGGTGCTAGTATACGTATTTTTCCTAGAGAACATTCTCCAAAATATGGTTCCCACACTGAAGAAGTTTTACAG GTTATTGGGAGCATGCACTCTGTCCAGGATGCTTTGTTCCAAATTACTTGTAGGCTTCGTGATACAATGTTTCCCATGAAGCCACATATTTCAAATATTGCCCCTTCGCATTTTCCCTCCTATTCTGAAATTCCATCCCCATCATTCAGGCCAAGGCACGGTCCTGCTTCTCCTAGTTACCGCTCACCTGCTGGCTACCCTCATG ATCGTGCTCCCCATTTCCATGGCTATGAAAGACAAGGACATGTTCCATTTTTTGATAGACCTCCTTCACCtggaagatggggtcctcag GCAGTCAGTTCTAGATATACAGCTGGAGTGGCTGATTTAAGTGGAGGCTTTGCCTTGAAGAATGGGCACAATGGCAG TGAGACGGCAACACCTAATTTGCCAGGCATTGTTATTGAAGTTGTAATTCCTCAGATTTTGTTAAAACATGTTTATGGAGAGGATTCTCGCAACCTTAGTGATATAACAAGG ATTTCAGGTGCTAAGATAATAGTTCATGATCCTGTAGCCAGTTCTACAGAAGGCACTGTTGTTGTGTCGGGGACACCAGATCAAGCACGAGCTGCTCAGAGCCTTATTCATGCCTTCATCTTATCTGAACAGAATATGTAG
- the LOC104215171 gene encoding KH domain-containing protein HEN4 isoform X2 — translation MIPYQITGSFSAVRKALLSVSSCLQDNSRIDSVNASTPKFSGMSQTGTGYHTPDQFSRSSGVESAGINHRMVLEEEIMFKVLCPVDKVGNLIGKGGSIIRVMQNETGASIKIADSASDLDERVVVISARENPEQRHSPAQEALIRVQARIAEIGFEPGAAVVSRLLVHARHMSSLFGNGSILIAELRRLTGASIRIFPREHSPKYGSHTEEVLQVIGSMHSVQDALFQITCRLRDTMFPMKPHISNIAPSHFPSYSEIPSPSFRPRHGPASPSYRSPAGYPHDRAPHFHGYERQGHVPFFDRPPSPGRWGPQAVSSRYTAGVADLSGGFALKNGHNGSETATPNLPGIVIEVVIPQILLKHVYGEDSRNLSDITRISGAKIIVHDPVASSTEGTVVVSGTPDQARAAQSLIHAFILSEQNM, via the exons ATGATCCCATACCAA ATAACCGGAAGCTTTTCAGCTGTGAGAAAAGCTCTGTTGTCTGTTTCAAGTTGTCTTCAGGATAACTCGAGGATAGATTCAGTAAATGCCTCTACCCCAAAATTTTCAGGAATGTCACAAACTGGAACTGGTTATCACACTCCAGATCAGTTTTCAAGGAGTTCTGGTGTTGAAAGTGCTGGAATCAACCACAGGATGGTCTTGGAGGAAGAGATCATGTTTAAGGTGTTGTGTCCGGTTGACAAAGTTGGAAACTTAATAGGAAAAGGAGGCTCAATTATAAGGGTGATGCAGAATGAAACTGGTGCTTCTATCAAGATTGCTGATTCAGCATCTGATTTAGATGAAAGAGTTGTTGTGATATCTGCAAGGGAG AACCCAGAGCAAAGACATTCCCCTGCTCAGGAAGCTCTTATTCGTGTACAGGCCAGAATTGCCGAGATTGGATTTGAACCAGGAGCTGCAGTTGTTTCAAGGCTTCTGGTACATGCACGTCACATGAGTTCTCTCTTTGGTAATGGAAGTATTCTAATTGCTGAATTGCGACGACTCACTGGTGCTAGTATACGTATTTTTCCTAGAGAACATTCTCCAAAATATGGTTCCCACACTGAAGAAGTTTTACAG GTTATTGGGAGCATGCACTCTGTCCAGGATGCTTTGTTCCAAATTACTTGTAGGCTTCGTGATACAATGTTTCCCATGAAGCCACATATTTCAAATATTGCCCCTTCGCATTTTCCCTCCTATTCTGAAATTCCATCCCCATCATTCAGGCCAAGGCACGGTCCTGCTTCTCCTAGTTACCGCTCACCTGCTGGCTACCCTCATG ATCGTGCTCCCCATTTCCATGGCTATGAAAGACAAGGACATGTTCCATTTTTTGATAGACCTCCTTCACCtggaagatggggtcctcag GCAGTCAGTTCTAGATATACAGCTGGAGTGGCTGATTTAAGTGGAGGCTTTGCCTTGAAGAATGGGCACAATGGCAG TGAGACGGCAACACCTAATTTGCCAGGCATTGTTATTGAAGTTGTAATTCCTCAGATTTTGTTAAAACATGTTTATGGAGAGGATTCTCGCAACCTTAGTGATATAACAAGG ATTTCAGGTGCTAAGATAATAGTTCATGATCCTGTAGCCAGTTCTACAGAAGGCACTGTTGTTGTGTCGGGGACACCAGATCAAGCACGAGCTGCTCAGAGCCTTATTCATGCCTTCATCTTATCTGAACAGAATATGTAG